The DNA region TTCACCTCAACTAGAGTGCACACTCTTATTTTCGGGGCATTCTATGAAAACCCGAAGGGAAAAAGGTTGCATTCTCATTATGAGATCAAATTCTGGTCCCTACTTTTTCAGGTATGTAAGAAACGAAAAGGGAATAGGCAGTGAAACGTCTCGACGTTCAGTGAGTTTGAAAACACTTTCGTCAATTTCGGGATAATGTGTATCGCCCGGAAACTCGCGGTGGATCAGAGTTAAATACACTTTATCTGTGAGGTCCTTAACAAAAGCCTGTTTGTAAATCTCTCCACCACCGATGATGAAAACTTCCTCGCCCCAGTGTGCCGTCAGGGGGCGAGCATGCTCGACCGCCTCTTCCAGACTGGAAACGAAGACCACCGGACTTTTTTCGGTTGAGGGAAATGAGAACTTGGACGGATCGCGCGTCACTACGATGTGGTAGCGATTCGGCAAGGCCTTGCCATTGAAAGAATCAAAAGTCTTGCGACCCATGATCATGATGTGACCCTTGGTGGTGTCTCTGAAAAATTTCATGTCTTCAGGAAGCTCCCACGGGAGTCCGCCCTGAGTTCCAATAATTCGGTTTTCAGAGCACGCCGCAATCTGGGTCAAAATCATACTGCCACCGGAGCTTTGATTGCAGGGTGCGGGTCGTAGCCCACGATTTCGATATCTTCGTAAGTGAAATCAAAAAGATTTTTTACACTCGGATTCAATTTCA from Bdellovibrio sp. GT3 includes:
- a CDS encoding dihydrofolate reductase, encoding MILTQIAACSENRIIGTQGGLPWELPEDMKFFRDTTKGHIMIMGRKTFDSFNGKALPNRYHIVVTRDPSKFSFPSTEKSPVVFVSSLEEAVEHARPLTAHWGEEVFIIGGGEIYKQAFVKDLTDKVYLTLIHREFPGDTHYPEIDESVFKLTERRDVSLPIPFSFLTYLKK